The Saprospiraceae bacterium genomic interval AATCCAATAGAATTGGATTTATGAAAGTTTATAGCCAATTGGTCGATCAAATTCAAAAGGACATCCAGAATATGGAACAATATCTCAAATGATTTTGTAACTTTAATATCTGAATCATGTCCACGCAAGTCAGAGATTTTTGGAAACGCCCGGAAGGAGTCACCGGAGCTATTGTGTTAGCAGGATTACTGGGAGGCGCCAGTTATCTCGTTTACAAGTCTCTTCCGGTATTAATTGGTCTTGCTTCCAACGCACTCTATTTTGCAGGAATGCTGCTCATTCTCGGGGCAGTGCTTTATATGGTCCTGGATCCGAAAACCAGGGCTTTATTCAGTTATTTTTATAAATCACTGATGAGGGGTATCACTTCTATATTCATTAAAATTGATCCTATCGCCATACTCAAAAACTATGTGGAAGATTTGAAGGACAATTTGGGTAAAATGAATAAACAGATCACCAAGCTGAGGAGTCAGATGCATGTATTGAAGGAGCAAATTTTTAATAATCAGAAACAAATCCATAGCAGTTTAAGTCAGGCTGAGGAGGCCAAACAGGAGAATAAACAAAATGTGCTTGTGTTGAAATCGAGACAGGCCGGAAGGTTAAAAGAATCCAATATGAAACTGGAGGATCTCTATACCAAAATGGACGTGCTGTATCGAGTTCTCATCAGGATGTATGAAAATTCTGAAATTCTAGCAGAAGATATAACGGATCAGGTTAAAATAAAGGAACAGGAGCGCCTGGCCATCAGGGCAAGTCATTCTGCAATGAAATCTGCAATGAGTGTGATTTCTGGTGATAAGGATAAGAGAGCCCTGTTTGAAGAATCTTTGGAAGTTCTGGCAGACGACATCAGTGGAAAAGTTGGAGAAATGGAGCAGTTTATGGAGCTGTCAGAGAATTTTATGGCATCCGTTGATCTTCAAAATGGTGTATTTGAAGAAGAAGGGCTGAAAATGCTTGAGAAATGGGAAAAAGAAGGAGTTTCAAAATTATTAGGTGACGCAAAAAGAGAAATCGTTAGTTTGGATTCCACGATCCAATTGCCTGAAAGAGAAGTTCAATCCAGCGGAAGTTTGAAAACCCAATACGAAGAATTATTTAAATCTAAATAAAGGGGACTTCTAAAAATTGTAAAGGAGCAAGCACCAAGGGCATTTTCTAATGTTTCCAGCTCTTTAATGGCCTTGTTATTTTGCTATTTAATCCTCTGGGTATGGCATCGCCCCGGGCTTTTATTTTGTGATTAACTTTGCAGTTCAATTCTTTTCTATGCGAGTTTTTAAATTTGGTGGTGCTTCTGTAAAGAATGCGGAAGGATTCAGGAATGTTGGTAAAATCATTTCTAATTACAGTGAGAATCATCCTTTAGCGGTCATCGTTTCCGCTACCGGAAAAACTACGAATCAATTAGAGGAAGTCGTAGAAGCCAAGTTTCAAGCACCGGAAGAAGCACTGGCAAAACTCAGGAAAATTAAAGACCACCATTATCAGATCGCCAGAGACTTATTCAAGGAAGTTCCACAGGATTTGGAGGTGCATATTCAGGAACATTTTGTGGAAGCGGAATGGATACTCGAAGAATTGCGCGAAATGAAGTATGATTATGTATATGATCAGGTTGTCAGCATTGGGGAGTTGGTTTCTTCCAGAATACTTACAGCCTGGTTGCAACACGAAAAAACAGATGTGGTCTGGTGCGACGCGCGTGACCTGATTATAACCAATGATACTTACCGGGAGGGAAGAGTCCAATGGGATGTGACCAATCAACGGATCCGGCAAAACTTATTTCCACAACTGAATGAGGGTCATATCGTTGTTACCCAGGGTTTTATTGGTTCAACGACGGAAAACAACACCACGACTCTTGGTCGTGAGGGTTCAGATTATACAGCGGCCATCCTGGCCAGTGCTTTGGATGCAAACGGGATGTACATATGGAAAGATGTGCCAGGAGTGTTGACCGCAGATCCGGACCTTTTTGTCAACGTGACCAAACTCGACCGACTTAGTTACCGGGAGGCTATTGAAATGACTTACTACGGATGTAAGGTTATCCATCCCAAGACCATTCAACCGCTTAAATTAAAAAATATACCACTGTTTGTGAAATCATTTATACAGCCAGGCGAAGAAGGTACTCTTATATCCGGAGCAGCAGATCTGGAGTATCCTCCCATAGTTGTACTTGAAACCAAACAGGCCTTATTGCATTTTGCATCGTTGGACCTTTCTTTTATTGCAGAGTATCATCTTGCTCATTTATTTGAATTATTCGATAAGTTCAGGATCAAAGTCAATATGATGCGCAATTCTGCAATTTCATTTTCTGTATGTGTTAACAATGATCAGAGCAGGATATTGCAGTTGATCCAGGAAATAGAATCCATGTTTAAGGTGGTTGTGGATCAGGACCTGGAACTTCTTACTGTGCGCCATTACCAGGAATCCATGCTTGCAAAGTTATTGGAAGAAAAAGTAGTATTGTTGGAAGAAAGAACCAGAAACACAGTGCAATTGGTGGTGAAACAGGCCTTACCCATCTTGCCCCGCAAAAAATAGGCATCAATTAATTATTTCAAATTCTATATCATTTGCTTCAAATAATTCTTTGAGCTTATCGCTATAGCTTAAATATACTGAAAAGAGTTTAGAAGAAATCATCGCTTCGGATCCCAATATCCAGGAAATGCAGACATCGTATAAGGTACCCCAAAAATCTTCCAGGAAATCGGGATCTGCAACTTCTCCTGACAAAAGGAGGTCGGCATTTTCAAAATAGATCACGATGTGATCCTGTGTTATCCATTCGAGATCCATCAGGCAATCGTATAAAGCATCCAGATTATTTCCGAAATAGTCAGGAAATTCAAAATGCGATTTCAATTGCCGATATAAGTCATCAGAGGTCGTACATAATTTACCATTTAATTGAACCACGTAGGCATTTCTGAACTTCAGTGTGTGGAATTTTTCGGAATCCCGAAGCAAATAGAAATTTGAACTACTCATTTTATTTGAATAAAACTTTTATAATGATCTGAGGTATAGTAAGCTGAATTATCTGATCCGGTTATCAACCGTTCTGCTCCTCTGGATTGACCTTTTCGTTTAGGATAAACATCCCATTCCCTGTAATCAATGCGATTGCCCTGTTCATCTTTTTGCTTGAGTCTTCTTTCGCGGTTTTGAAAATTCCTGCCACCCACAAAATTTTCAGGAGGTTTGCCGTATTGACTTACATAAGCCAGTGTTTGATAAACGTAATCCGGAATGCTTTGCGTTGAACTTTTATGGTTTTCAATCGGATTTGTCTGTGGTAAGGAATTCCGATCAAGGATTTTAACTGGTTCCTGGTGATTGTTGAGAACAAAGATCAGCCCTGTTATAGAGATGATCAATACAAGCAGGATGAGCAGCTTCTTCATAAATATGTCAGAACAATACCTGAAAGATTTTAATATTTTTCGATCAGCCCAACCAGCTTTTAATTTTTTCGCGGGTCCTGTAGCCCAATATATACATCGCCGGCACCACTAACAAAGTCAGGAAGGTCGAGGCGATCAATCCAAAAATTATGGTCCAAGCCAATGGTCCCCAGAAAGCAACATTATCGCCACCCAGGTAAAATTTCGGATCGAAGTCTGTAAACAGCGATTCAAAATCCATATTTACACCAACAGCAAGAGGGATTAATCCTAATATAGCCGATAGGGCTGTGAGTACAACAGGCGTGATCCTCGTTGCTCCTCCTGTTACCACCGCATCAAGTACATGTTCGCCGCGATTTCTGAGTTCATCAATAAATTCTATAAGTAATATTCCGTTTCGCACAACGATACCGGCAAGAGCAAAAATACCAACGCCGGTCATGACAGCACTTAATGTGATTTTAAAAAATCCAAAACCCAGATTGATCCCAATCAAACAAAATAAAACCGTCGTAAAAATGATAAAAGGCTTGACAACAGAATTAAATTGCGTCACGAGGATCAGAAACATGAGGGCCAAAGCTGCTCCAAATGCGATGGATAGAAAATCAATAGTTTCTTGCAGTTCCTCCTGTTCTCCGGCAAATGAAATTTCATATCCTTCGGGAATATCCATTTGAGCAGAGAGATCCTTTATTTGGTTGATGATGGGTGCTGCACTGTAACCACTTACGATGTCAGAGCTCAATGTGAGTACTCTTTTTTGGTTTTTGCGGTTGATACTCGAAAGAGAATTTCCGTATCTGATATCTGCGATGGATGAAATCGGTATTTGTTTGAATTGCATAGACGACATATCCATGAATGCAATTTCGAGATTCATCAACTCCTCCATCTGATCGCGATCTTCTTCGCGAATCCTCAGCTGGATTGGATAATCGTCGTTGCTGTCCCTGTATTTGGATACTTCTTTTCCAAACAATGCAGTTCTCAACTCAGAACCAACCTGAGCAAGACTAACGCCTTCGCGTTGTGCTTTTTCTTCATTTATTTCTATCAGGATTTCGGGTTTACTTATTTGCAGATCAGATTTCAAACCATCTATACCTTCAATTCCGTTTTCCTGAATTCCTACTATAATGTTCTTGCTGATTTTATCAAGAACATCAAAATCGTCACCACTGATCTCGATGCTGATGGGTTTTCCCACAGGCGGACCATTTCGTTCTTTTTCTACCGTCAGTTCTGCGCCTGCAATACCTGTTTTAAATTCATTTCGAAGTGCTTCCAAAACCTCAGTGGTCGATTTGCCATTTCGTTCTGCAAATCTTACAAAGGCAACACTCACCTTGCTTTTATGTGGCGTTGCAACCCTGTCGGGGTTATCGGGATCACCGGCTCCCAATCCGACATTGGATATCACAGAAGAAACTATGGGATTGTTTTCTCCGATTATTTTATTTACGCGGCCTTCTATAATTTTTGTAATGGAATCCGTAACCCACGCGTCTGTACCAATTGGCATTTTGCAATAGACAAAGGCAAAATTGGGTTGTGATTCCGGAAATGTTTCTACTGAAGGATTTGTACTGCCATAGTATATAAAACTAAAGATCAACAAAAGAAATACGGAAAGAATCAGGACAAGTGGACGTAACCCCTTCAACAGGAAATACAAAGTTGAACGATACGCTGTCAATACATTTGGCCATAATCTTGTCTGGAAAAAAGTAATGGACCTTCTTCCAAGAAAATGGTAGAGCAGGATTAACAATATGCAAAAAACTGAAAAATTACCCAATCCCTTACCAGCACCCAAATAACCAATAACAGCCAGGGCTGAGAACACGATAAAAGCTTTCCTGAATTCTTTTAGACTGTATTTCTGATTTGCTGCATCGTCGTGTTTCATAAATGATACAGCGAATACCGGATTCATAACGAAAGCGACGAACAAAGAAGCTCCAAGAGTAATGATGAGTGTCACAGGCATATGCGACATGAATTTTCCAATAATGCCCGGCCAAAGCAGCAGTGGAAAAAACGGCGTAAGTGTGGTGAGTGTCCCCGTCAATACAGGAATAAAAACCTCTCCGGCTGCATTTTGTGCAGCTTCTACAATGGTCAGTTCCCGGTGTTTATGGAAAATCCGGTGCGTGTTTTCTATGACCACGATTGCATCATCCACAATGATTCCCAGAGCAAGCAACAGGGAAAATAATACGATGACATTCAGCGTCATATCCATTCCAGGCATCACGAGAAAAGTTACGAAACAGGAAAGGGGAACAGCAAGTCCAACAAAAAAGGCATTGGTAAAGCCCATGAAAAACATCAGAATAAACACTACGAAAATAAATCCAAGGATTACGGTATTTACAAGGTCGTGCAATTGCACTCTGGTATTCTCGGAGGTATCACCGGTCACTTTTATGACTAATCCCTGTGGGAATTTATTTTCTTTATACTCTTTTATAATTTCATAAATCTTATCGGTTGCGGTGATCAAATTTTCTCCACTTCTTTTAATGACATTTAATGTAATAACCGGTTTGTTATTTAGCCTGGCGAAATCCTGTTTTTCTTTAAAGCCATCCTTTACCTGGGCAATGTCTTTTAGAAAAACCAGGTTTCCCTGGAATGACCTGATGATGACATTTT includes:
- a CDS encoding aspartate kinase gives rise to the protein MRVFKFGGASVKNAEGFRNVGKIISNYSENHPLAVIVSATGKTTNQLEEVVEAKFQAPEEALAKLRKIKDHHYQIARDLFKEVPQDLEVHIQEHFVEAEWILEELREMKYDYVYDQVVSIGELVSSRILTAWLQHEKTDVVWCDARDLIITNDTYREGRVQWDVTNQRIRQNLFPQLNEGHIVVTQGFIGSTTENNTTTLGREGSDYTAAILASALDANGMYIWKDVPGVLTADPDLFVNVTKLDRLSYREAIEMTYYGCKVIHPKTIQPLKLKNIPLFVKSFIQPGEEGTLISGAADLEYPPIVVLETKQALLHFASLDLSFIAEYHLAHLFELFDKFRIKVNMMRNSAISFSVCVNNDQSRILQLIQEIESMFKVVVDQDLELLTVRHYQESMLAKLLEEKVVLLEERTRNTVQLVVKQALPILPRKK
- a CDS encoding barstar family protein — protein: MSSSNFYLLRDSEKFHTLKFRNAYVVQLNGKLCTTSDDLYRQLKSHFEFPDYFGNNLDALYDCLMDLEWITQDHIVIYFENADLLLSGEVADPDFLEDFWGTLYDVCISWILGSEAMISSKLFSVYLSYSDKLKELFEANDIEFEIIN
- a CDS encoding efflux RND transporter permease subunit, with product MKLDHVKQLRFTNWCIKNSTSIYVIIILISIAGLLSYERIPKELFPDIVIPTISVATIYPGASPEDMENLIVKPIEKQLKSINGIKKVKSNSVSDFAMIFAEFNADMDPKLCKQRVSDAVDKAKNDLPTDLQDDPQIQEFDFSEIPIMNINLAGDFPLDKLKLYAEQLKDKIEGNKEITRVDIIGAVEREIQVNVDLYRMNALGITMMDIENALQRQNINISAGELIIDDLRRNVRIAGEFKDPKEIENVIIRSFQGNLVFLKDIAQVKDGFKEKQDFARLNNKPVITLNVIKRSGENLITATDKIYEIIKEYKENKFPQGLVIKVTGDTSENTRVQLHDLVNTVILGFIFVVFILMFFMGFTNAFFVGLAVPLSCFVTFLVMPGMDMTLNVIVLFSLLLALGIIVDDAIVVIENTHRIFHKHRELTIVEAAQNAAGEVFIPVLTGTLTTLTPFFPLLLWPGIIGKFMSHMPVTLIITLGASLFVAFVMNPVFAVSFMKHDDAANQKYSLKEFRKAFIVFSALAVIGYLGAGKGLGNFSVFCILLILLYHFLGRRSITFFQTRLWPNVLTAYRSTLYFLLKGLRPLVLILSVFLLLIFSFIYYGSTNPSVETFPESQPNFAFVYCKMPIGTDAWVTDSITKIIEGRVNKIIGENNPIVSSVISNVGLGAGDPDNPDRVATPHKSKVSVAFVRFAERNGKSTTEVLEALRNEFKTGIAGAELTVEKERNGPPVGKPISIEISGDDFDVLDKISKNIIVGIQENGIEGIDGLKSDLQISKPEILIEINEEKAQREGVSLAQVGSELRTALFGKEVSKYRDSNDDYPIQLRIREEDRDQMEELMNLEIAFMDMSSMQFKQIPISSIADIRYGNSLSSINRKNQKRVLTLSSDIVSGYSAAPIINQIKDLSAQMDIPEGYEISFAGEQEELQETIDFLSIAFGAALALMFLILVTQFNSVVKPFIIFTTVLFCLIGINLGFGFFKITLSAVMTGVGIFALAGIVVRNGILLIEFIDELRNRGEHVLDAVVTGGATRITPVVLTALSAILGLIPLAVGVNMDFESLFTDFDPKFYLGGDNVAFWGPLAWTIIFGLIASTFLTLLVVPAMYILGYRTREKIKSWLG